From Xiphophorus couchianus chromosome 7, X_couchianus-1.0, whole genome shotgun sequence:
TAAAACCTCGTTCTGTTACATTATACATTATATTCTTCAGGCAGTGATGGTGAGTGTGGTTGAAAGCAAGTGCTTATGTAGATCTGTTTAGGACACAAATAATGGTAGTCACAAGCATTGACTTCAGCTACACAGAAATTGTCTTCCAATTTGGCATGTGTTCTAACGCTTACTTGGTATTGaccacttttgaaaaaaaataagttacattttatgtttttatttgttttacccTGACCTtactttggtttttgtttttgatgccCAAGCTCTTCAAATATTGTgtcaaatttaaacttttttctgtaactacattaacttattttttttccctcttagaCTGGTATACCATATGCGATGCTTCAAAGGCCATTTCTCGCTGTGCAGACCATTTCCTCCAAATACATGCAATGGAGAACCCCTTGCTGTTGAAGATGGACTTAAGAGACAGCCCTGCAGAAAAAGACATGGCTCTGATTTCCTTCTATAAGCGACCAAATGTGCAATGGGCATGCCCCCTTAATTGTAGGCTTGAAGGTAAAGTAATTAAAAGTTACAGGTTTTACACATAACTTGTTTTCATTTCGAAGTATGTTTGACCTGTGAAAACATTTACCTTGCAGGAGATGTTGCTGTTGGACTAGGTGTAAaccgcttttttttttcaaccgtACTGGAAAAATTGAAGTCGGGTTTTTCTATAAACTTTGGTATGTCATTTGTGTTCACTTTATATTACACAAACATCTGTCATGTGTAAAAGCTCAATGTTGGTTAATCATGATAATTCAAACATTCAGTTTCATGTATTGTTGTACATTTTGATATGAAGAAGGtacaatatttctaaaaatcaattaaatcacTGTGTAGCCAAAATATAGGTGAGGCAGTATAGGGTTAAACATTGGTCTTTATGCATCAATATTACTTATTTTCTTATATTGTTGATGTATTGAACAGGAAACTACATTGTTACACGACTTTTCGAAGGAGAACCTGGCCACTGGGTCCCATCAGCCTCTCACTTTCTTGTTGAAAGTGACATGTTCTTAGTGGCTGGCAGAATGATAGGTCACGCTTTCCTTCATGGAGGACCACGCCTGTCAGGACTTAGTCCTGCTGTTATTCATGTTCTATTTGGCGGCAGTCCAGAAACAGCAACTGTCACCCTGGAGGACTGCCCAGACCTAGACATCAGGGAAACCATCAGTCCTGTATGCCCCCCAATTCATAAAAATAGAATTTCATGTGTATTATGCTATTCTAgttctttcttgctttttttcccctctgagtTCTTTGTGATGTATTTTGCAGCTCGAAGGAGAATCCAGGCTCTCTGATACTCAAATGGAAAGAGTACAGAGCTTGGCATATTCATGGGACCTTCCTTGTCCCACAGAGAACAATAGGAAGTGGCTTTTTGAGAAGCTGTTACTTCATGCAGTGAGTCAGCATTCATTTCCActgcatgtatttttttctttaacttatgtttttaattacattttatttaaaattcaattttgaTACACAGAAGGATAAAGAATTGTGCAGATTTAccattgtttttacatttttaaatagtctGGCACCAATTTATCTTAAGTGTTTTCTATAAACAATCAAAGGTAAGAGGTAGAATCTTTTGAAGAAGATTCTACCTCTTGTCTGTCTGTGGAGATTTCAATTTCTTTAGATTGCCTCACAGACAAATGACAGCTTCTTAAGCTTTAGCTCCTATCCTGAGGAACAGTCTCATACTTTCTCTGAGGTCTTGCAAAACTCAAGTGATTCACTTTTAAAGATTAATCTTTTTACATTAGTTGTTAATTGTAAAGATTGTCATATCTTCAGTGTcacatgaattaaattttttttatacacattgTGTTTTACTGTATACTGCTTTGTTCCCTGTTATTAGTTTGAATTACCAGAGCACCACAATGACTGTAATGAAATGagttgtttagaaataaactattACCATTTTCTAAAATAGGTTCTTGGACGCGTCGCAAGACAAATAAAGCAGCTTAGACGAGGCTTGAAAGAAACCCCAATATGGTCACTGGTAACTCGGCGGCCTGATGCTGTACCGCTGCTTTTTCCAAGGGAGGAAGCCTTCCTGTGTCCAGAGGTATATTTAAATAACGGGAATTATGGTGTTGCatctgttattgttttaatgaaatgccttttatataaaagattttctttgcaAACTTCTGTTAAACACAATTAGTTTTTTCTACTAAACTTAGGTGGTACTTCAGCATATCACTTGGCCAGAAACAGATGACGGAAGTGATGAAGATGACGACTGCTCAAAGGAAACCAGATGCCGCATTTCAGGATATCTGAAACAGTTCATTGCAAATGGTAATGTTACCAGTGTCTGATTGGAGATTTTCAGATAACTTTTCAATGAAACATCCctgtagaatttttttcttagttgCTTGCAGTGGTACCTCACAATTCAGTTTTAATCTTAGCTCAAAATTCAAACAGTTGAATTGCatgcatgtttgtgtattttctctGTGCAGTCTAGCTCTATCTCAACATGTGGCTCTAGAACTGATgtggattttaataaaaagtaaaactgtctTGAATATTTCCAGTTACTTTAGTCTTACAAACATACAAAGTTATCCATAAGTTGCGGGTGTGTGGTAAATTAGAATTGAAAATGTGATTGTGGCTTTGTTCTCTTCCAAAGCCACACCACCTGAACTGAAAGAAATGATGAAATTCTGGACCGGATGGGAAAATCTGCCATCAAGTCTGTCTGTGGATATTGTTCATGGAAAATACCCAACAGCTGCCACTTGCTACGAAATGCTAAGAATTCCTTGTCACTACAGGAGTTACAAATCTTTCAGTGATGAGTTTTTAGCATGCATTTCCTCTACGCAAACTGGCTTTGGCTTGCTTTgaatgctgtttaaaaaaaaaaaatctacatttaaacTGTAGCAGTTCTTTGTGAAGCAGCTTTGTTCAAATGAAACAGTTTTGTTGAAATGTAGAATCAGttcaattttctgattttgtcaGATAATTACATATCATATGAATTGAACATGTGATTCAATACATATGAATGTATACATATGAATGTATTGAATATGAATTGAATACATACAGTATGAATGTATTCATATGTATGTATTCATATGAATGAATGATTGCTATGTAATACATATGATACATAGTAATCATATGTATTACTGAGAGTAACGTTGTGTTACTCTAGTTCCTCCCTCTAGTTTTGTCACATTCAAAACTAGAGGAACTAGAGTGACAATGTTCAGAGTAGGTATTTAATTTCTCTGAGTTAGTACTGTTTGTACAGgcagttttaaatatgaaactgaaattgttttttatgcaaaattttaTTGAATGTACTTAGATGAGTTCATATATGCTTGaagtattagaaaataaattgcataaGACAAACAAAGCTTTTTCTGATTCTTA
This genomic window contains:
- the LOC114147725 gene encoding G2/M phase-specific E3 ubiquitin-protein ligase-like isoform X2; the protein is MPKLFKYCVKFKLFSVTTLTYFFSLLDWYTICDASKAISRCADHFLQIHAMENPLLLKMDLRDSPAEKDMALISFYKRPNVQWACPLNCRLEGDVAVGLGVNRFFFSTVLEKLKSGFSINFGNYIVTRLFEGEPGHWVPSASHFLVESDMFLVAGRMIGHAFLHGGPRLSGLSPAVIHVLFGGSPETATVTLEDCPDLDIRETISPLEGESRLSDTQMERVQSLAYSWDLPCPTENNRKWLFEKLLLHAVLGRVARQIKQLRRGLKETPIWSLVTRRPDAVPLLFPREEAFLCPEVVLQHITWPETDDGSDEDDDCSKETRCRISGYLKQFIANGNVTSV
- the LOC114147725 gene encoding G2/M phase-specific E3 ubiquitin-protein ligase-like isoform X1: MPKLFKYCVKFKLFSVTTLTYFFSLLDWYTICDASKAISRCADHFLQIHAMENPLLLKMDLRDSPAEKDMALISFYKRPNVQWACPLNCRLEGDVAVGLGVNRFFFSTVLEKLKSGFSINFGNYIVTRLFEGEPGHWVPSASHFLVESDMFLVAGRMIGHAFLHGGPRLSGLSPAVIHVLFGGSPETATVTLEDCPDLDIRETISPLEGESRLSDTQMERVQSLAYSWDLPCPTENNRKWLFEKLLLHAVLGRVARQIKQLRRGLKETPIWSLVTRRPDAVPLLFPREEAFLCPEVVLQHITWPETDDGSDEDDDCSKETRCRISGYLKQFIANATPPELKEMMKFWTGWENLPSSLSVDIVHGKYPTAATCYEMLRIPCHYRSYKSFSDEFLACISSTQTGFGLL
- the LOC114147725 gene encoding uncharacterized protein LOC114147725 isoform X3, with translation MEANANPTLEGESRLSDTQMERVQSLAYSWDLPCPTENNRKWLFEKLLLHAVLGRVARQIKQLRRGLKETPIWSLVTRRPDAVPLLFPREEAFLCPEVVLQHITWPETDDGSDEDDDCSKETRCRISGYLKQFIANATPPELKEMMKFWTGWENLPSSLSVDIVHGKYPTAATCYEMLRIPCHYRSYKSFSDEFLACISSTQTGFGLL